The nucleotide sequence TATTTTTCTAGAGGCTGGCGGTAGGAGTGAGTatgaggaggagtggggagcagagaggggggaggcgattATGTGCTGAACTCAACTACTGTTTGACTTTTTCTTGGTGATGCCGAGCTGTGCATCTACCAAAGCAGAACGTCCACCGGCACATCCCGCGACCGGGGACCAGGACGgaatgagaaagagagaaaaaaggaaaaaaaaaagaaaaaagaacagACGGTGACAAGAAATGGTGGAGGAAATATGTCGAAGCGCAGTGCaatttttctctttcagaGAGGCTGGAACAAGCGCAGCGTTTCTCCTTCACTGTGCACCGTTGGTCCATCCGAGACAACTAAGTAGGTCGGCTTCGGCATGCCTCACTTTCAGGTACGCTCGGCCACACAGCGTGTGGCTTTCCTGTACGCGTTCTTTGCTTCATCTTTCGAGTAGATAGCATCTTTGAAGGAGGCCCCGAGTGCGACGATGCCCTTTCGGCTCCATTCGCCTTCGTGTCTTTACATGTAcatctttctcttttctttcgatCTCTTGGCAAGAGGTTGGCCGTCAACACACAAAAACCCTGGAAAGGTTCGCCAAAGGAAGCCGATGCAACACCATCACTCACAAGTGGCCTGTTTTCCGTttggctgtgtgtgtatgtgtgtgtgtgagtgtgtgagtgtgtgcgtccTGGGACCTTCTCTCGATCGGTGCAGccacagtcacacacacacacgcacgcacagccgcATCACCTTGTCAGAAACACTGGCGGCCTCTTCCAACATGTACATCAGtggcaacaacaaaaagagacCGTTGTAGCAGGAAGCGCTTCtgcacacccccacccacacccacgcacacacacgcccttcgtctctccttcttcagAAAATCAGTTTCGGTCACTTGTCATACTTCAACATCTTGGTGAACTCCTCACGGGAAATTCGATCATCATGGTCAAGCACATCGCACTCGCGAATGATTTCCTGCAGCACATTTTCCGGAATATCCTCACCAACCTCCGTCGCTACCCTCTTCAGGTCATCGAGGGAGATAAACTCCGACTTACCCTCTGTGAAGAGCGGGAACGCAAGGTCCACCTCGTCGTCATTGTCCTCGGCAAAGAAGCGCTGGCGCATGACGTCCTCGAATTCGCTGAGAACGAGGTTGGTAGAGACACCGCCGCGATCCATCTCAGCCACAAGCCTGCGCACCGCATCCTTGTCTGGTTCGTACCCGAGCGCTCGCAGTGCCACCTTCAAGTCATTTGGCGTAATGGTGTTCACGCCGTTCACATCAAGCACACGGAATGCCTCCTCAATGTCTTGCTTCTGCTGGTCTGTCAGCtcgcgcggcagccgccggCCATCGGCAGTGGAAAAGGCGGTGTTTATcatgaggaagaaggggaagagggttCCAAACAGAGCCGTTGAGTCGAGTGCTGTTGCCGCAGCAAACGAGGGATACGCAGGACTTTCACGAAAGTGTGCAAGGAAAGGCCAGAAATGGAGGAGGCTACGTACTAACTGCTGGGGTACCCCCTTAtactgctgcggtggctaATTCTACGCCCCAAAGAACTTGCCGAACGCGTGTTGCAgctgcgtgggtgcgtgtgtgtggcaaCGTCGCATGATGCGAGTAGCGACAACATCACGGAAGAGGaaatgaggaagaggggggcaaaTAGAGCAGGCGCACGAGAGGCAGGTGAGGCCCGACCAAGTGGGAACCgcaagacgacgacgtgcCGAGCATCAACATCGCATGAGAGCAGTTTTTGGCGAGTcagcgaaagagagctgTGCATGCCGCATAAGAAGGCATGCACAGCTCAAACCCCTATGGAGGACCCTTTGAGCCGAGAACAGCAACCGGAGGGGCGCATTCCGAACACCAAAAATGGAGCCTGGCAGTTTGCAGGGAGAGTCAGTCCCTATGCGAGCGATATTCGATTCTTTGAatggggaagaaagagaacgagaaaCAGCACAAGATGAGAAAACGAAGATgccacacacaggcaccacGCAGCTGCAACAGTCCAAAATGAGCCCTACACTGCGGAGGAAGTGGATGAAGCCTGAATGTGCTGTTGGATGCGTTGCCCCAGCAcgtggagagagaatgacAGAGGCGGCACTATgcagaaacaaacaaaaaaaaatgcgcCGGCGGTGCGACCCTCATCATCGCCACCTACAACGGAAGTACTATCAGTAAAGACTGAGCTGTACATTCAGTCACgggtgaaaaaaaaaacgcacctCCAGCGTCTGAAAGTTAACATAGTGAAATCGGACAACGGCTGCTCCCCCGCCAACGAGtgctgatggaggaggggaatACGAGGACACGTGCGACCAGAGAAGGCAATAATACGCTGTATGTGCGTGTCGGTGTCATCCAGGTGGAACCACATAAGATTGGGCTTTCTCCAGAAGGAATCATCGAACAAAACGGTCACTCTCTTCGACTTATTAGGCACAGATCATCGCCTGATAACAGAGCAACGCACAAGACTTCTTCACCGGACGCTCGACTAGC is from Leishmania panamensis strain MHOM/PA/94/PSC-1 chromosome 35 sequence and encodes:
- a CDS encoding centrin, putative (TriTrypDB/GeneDB-style sysID: LpmP.35.6270): MINTAFSTADGRRLPRELTDQQKQDIEEAFRVLDVNGVNTITPNDLKVALRALGYEPDKDAVRRLVAEMDRGGVSTNLVLSEFEDVMRQRFFAEDNDDEVDLAFPLFTEGKSEFISLDDLKRVATEVGEDIPENVLQEIIRECDVLDHDDRISREEFTKMLKYDK